The Cryptomeria japonica chromosome 2, Sugi_1.0, whole genome shotgun sequence region CTCAACTAACTTTCATGTAATTTCATTCTATCCAATTGTCTAATAATCTAACTTTCAAGTAATTTTATTTTGTCGGTTTATTTAGCAATCTAACTTTTTATGCATCCTTATTTCGTCTCATTTTTTCTAGCATCTATCATTTTTTTCTAATTTATCCAATCAATCATCTTTAATCACACATTTTGATTAAGATTCGAATATCAAGTCCCTTCTCTTTCATCGTTTCATGCACTTGTCTTCTTCAGAGTGACATATCCACATTAGAACTGAAAGGAAGAGCAGTGAGGTCTACCAGAAGAAATAATGAATGGTTTGTGTTCATTTTATACTTTGTTGGTAGGACTAGGAATATTAGCATTCAATTTGAGTTTCTGTGACTAGCTTAGATAgattgcatgtgttgttttgttttATGTATTGATTCCGATTTTCCTCATCTACAAATCCAAAccattataaaaatatttaatagtcATTCTTTATTGATAAAACAGAAACACACATCCACACAAAAGAACATATTTATGTGGAAACATGCAAGAGAAAAACATTGGTGATAATAGCTATATATATCTATTTTTCAAATCAAGACTCACAAGAAAATAGGAATATAATAAGGAATTCATAATTTGACGTAGGTACCAACCTATTAGAGACACCAATTCCCAAGTATGTTTGTAGATACCAACCTACAAGAGACACAAATATGCTACTCCAATATCTAAGGACCTACTCaacatatgaatttttttttaataaaatatataagaGATATAAAATGTAAACCGTCAACAAAAAATTCTTTCTAATCTAATCTTCTTCAAAACTTCCGTACACAATGAATATGATATTTATATTAAATGTTAACAATGATTGAGATTTTATTCACATAACATGACCTACATAATTTCACATAATATACAGATATTCATATTAACATATATACTAGGAAATATAAATCTATATctatgtgtgtttgtatgtgtgtgtgtgaataatAATTACATTCATATGTTAGCCTAAATAAGATTAATGTGTTTACAAGTCATCCATGTGAATAAGCCTTAAATTAAACATGTAATATAGGCCAGATCTAAAAGCCTATACATTAATTTAGAAGAAGGTACATACTATGTGTTACCCAACATAGATACTATTAGTCCCAAATaacttcacatgcttcctctagCTGGCACTTGATACAATCCTCTAGCGTCAATCCACATAGTTGATCTAGGTGGGCATGGTTAATACTTAATTACACCTAActcttttttattaaatttatcctTTGCAACTCTAGAATTTTATACTTCATATGTAGCATTACTTATCTTCCAAACCATAGGCCACAACTCACAACTACAACGCAATGCAAAACTAAACATTGTGGCAGTACAACTAGGTGCACATACTATTTCTCAACAATACACCTTACAAATAAATGACATATACTTCCATTAAATATCATAATTGATAAACACTCAAGATGAATTAAAAATATATCATAATGATAACATTAAGATACCTATCAACTATAGCATGCCATAGTCCTTTTGAAACTCAAATGCTTAGTTGTGTTATGATATAATCTATTAAAATTACTATAGCTACTAGACACATGAAGTCATGTATGATTATATTTAATTTTCACTAAAATGTTGACTATTTtttaatcaatgacaacataatgttcAACACTCTCTCTTCATCTCTCTACTTGTAtactcccctctctctctctctcctctctactcTTTTTCTCACCTCAATCTATCTCTCATTCCCTAGCTCTCCCTCCtttcctccttccctctctaccaATTTTCTCAcatctctctatccctctatccctatctccctccttccatctctaCTCTTTTTATCACCTCTACCTAACTTTTTCCCTCGCTAACTCTCTCTTTTACTCTTTATCTTTCTCTCCATCTTGACTTTTCCAATCACTTTCTTGCATATTTCTCTACCtagctctccctctccctctctcttgcaaactccctctctacctatctcaCCCTTCCTCCTTTCCTACCTCTCTAACTCactctctacctctctacctctccaaaTATCTATGTCTCCCTTCCCTCAATCCCTCCCtcaaatttctctctccctcaaatttctctctctgtctctctctgtctctctctctctctctctctctctctctctctctctctctctctctctctctctctctctctctctctctctctctctttctctcgcGCCCCCCAAACCTCTTATCTTTTTTtctatctatccctctccctccaAAATTTTTTACCTCTAACACTACTTATTTCTCCATCCTTCCCTCTCTACTCTTTTTATTGCCTCTCTTTACGTATATATCTCTCACTACTATTTGAAACTACCTTTGTGTCTACCACTCCCTCACTCCCTCCAATGCACCCTCTCTccacctccctccctctccctccctcccctctctactCTTTATCTTACCTCTtcctacttatatatatatatatatcaccatCTTTCActcattactctctctctctctctctctctctctctctctctctctctctctctctctcttccctgtTTACTCATTTCtcatctctccatctctatctctcacCCCCTACCTATCCCTCCCTcacctctttctctatctttcTTCCTTCCTCCAATATATCCTCTCTCTACCAATATTTTCTTCTCTCCTTCTCTTTGCTTAGCCTttcatgatctctctctctctctctctattcctctTTCCCTCTCTACCCTTTTtatcacctctctctatctctatgtatatatctccttccctctctattATTTTTCTTACCTCTTTCTATCTATTCCCCTATCTAACACTCTCTAATACTCTCTTCCTCTTTACCTCTCTAATTGTCTCCATACTTACtaaaacctctctctctctctctctctctctctctctctctctctctctctctctctctctctctctacatacatcTTCCTCCATACCCACTTTATTAATCTGTCTCTCTTTACCTTTGTATCTTTTccaatatctctctccctctccatcaaTCCCTCCACCAAATTTCTCTCTCGTACCCTCTACTCTTTTTCTCATCTCTCTATACCTTCATCTTTCCATCTCTAACTCTAACTCTATCTTTGTCTATCTCCCCTTCACCTCTACTTACttccctacctctctctctcttcctccaacACACCCTCTCAATTATTTTTCTCacttctctctatatatctctcctTGACCTCTACCTGCTTTCctacctctatctccctccctccaACACACATTATATCTACTTGTTCCTCTCACCTTTCTCTATCTATTTGCTTCCCTATctactctctctctttatctccacCTCTACCTCACCATCCATCCTTCCATATATCTATTTTTTTATTGCCTCTctctacctatatatatatatctcactccATATTTCTCTCAATACTCTATCTACCCCTCCCTTGCTCCCTCCAATGCACTCTCTTTCAACACTCATTTACCTTTCGTTCCTCCCTTCATCCTTTCCTCTAATATTTATTCtcatctctctctatctttctctacTAGACAATCGCTCCCTCTCCATGTATTCTTACCTCTCTCTCTACTAGTTTTCTCACCTTTCTTTATATGTTTGTATCTCACTCCCTACCTCTCttcccctccctccttccctctctactctaTTTCTCcgctctctccctccctcctgaCCTCTCTACCTATACCTTCCTATATCTAACCCACCTCTCTCTTCCTACCactccctccctccatacctctctatctctctcaatcCCTTCCCCaactctatctctctctacatatcCCTCTACCCCCCTCCTTCCATCCTTGCCTCTCTACCTATACATCTCTCtcactccatctctctctctctctctctctctctctctctctctctctctctctctctctctctctcctacgtATAACCaatctctatctctcaccctctacCTCTCCTTTCCTCCTTTCTTGCTCATTTtatcacctctctacctctccctcccataGATCCACCCTCTCaatttctctctctatatatcactcttATGTACCCCATCTTTGCCtacctctctctttatctccctctctaaCTCTTTCTACCTTAATCTTAaaatttatctctccctctccctccatccctccccTAACTCTCTATAACTTCCTTCCCTCCCTTCTTTACTCTCTACTCTTTtcctcacctctctctctccctagcTTCCATTTTCTGCCTCCTGTACACTTTTTCTCACTTCTCTCTCTaactctacctctcccttcctccctcatCTTCTACTATTTTTCTTACTTTCTCTCCACATTtacccctccctccttccctctctctctctctctctctctctctctctctctctctctctctctctctctctccaactctTCCTCTCCATTCCTCCCTAATTGCGTCAAATATTTCTCTTACCTATGTATAACTATATCTTTCTCACTCCTTTGTGTCATTACTATGTCTCTAACTACATCTTCCTCCCTTCCTCTAGCCCCATCTATTCTTtttctcacccctctctctctatctacaTTCCTATCTTgaactctctctatccctctccttcCCTCTAAATTTCTTTCTATCTTCCCTCCCCccccctctatatctctatctctctctatcctaCCCCTCTCTATCTTTTctactctccctcttcctctctatcatacAAAATGCATACAAATTCTTGTGAGCCCCAAAATATGTAGAAGAAACAAGATGCATTAAAAAATTTATGAACCGCAAAACACTTTGGCATTTTGTTACTCACAAAATGCAAGCGCCTTTTAtaagaaaaaatctcataaaatatTATGCTCTTATCATAATTCAATGGATAAAAAAACTCTCTCACAACCCTTCTTAATAGTTCTAATATATTGTTCCATTGAAATAGAGTTTATCTTTTACTTTTAGTTATACCTTGACATCCAAATTAAACACATTTCATTTCAAGTAAACAACCATATCCTAATGAGAAGAAACAACCCATATACTTAATTTGAATTTAaagattgaatttaaattttaaatataaatttaaaaaattaccaAACTTTTAAGATGACCATATCATTCTATACACTGATCATTTGACAATTATTTGAACAAATTAGAATACTGAAATCGTCTTAAACTCAAAGGTGGGCCTAGCAGGAAGACAAATAGTCATAGAAAGGAATACCAGGTCATGCAGTATGGTAAAGTCCCCTTTCTTTATTACTCTAGTTGAGGAAAGCCACAGCTTCACAATGcttcttaaagaaaataaaatctTATAAAATATTTACAGAAGCTCATACATGGAGGAAAGACAATATACATGAACAAATGGAAGGAAACATGATATACATTGAGATGATTATGCTCCCTTGAATATCAAGAATTTGAGCATCCCCAAATAGAAATAGATGAAACTTCCTTTGCCATGAGTGAAATAACAGCCAAATTTCATCCCCACAATGCAATGCCATCCCTCACCATAGCACTTATCAGACAGCTACAAAAAAACAACTAGAACTAAATAACTCAGAATGATATAAATCCCAAAATTCACTTGTCCAAATTCCCTCTATTTCTACTCTCATATTAAACAGAAATCTAACCCAAACCAACCTTCTTGATATGGCATGCAATGTTTTGGCACTGGGAAATGTCAAACAAATCAAGAGCTTCCGATGCAAAGAGCATTGCATGCCTTTGTAACTCCTCTGCCATGTCTGTACTTTCTATAACTCCCCTCCCTTCCAACATTTTCCTTTTGGAAAAATAGAGAGTTTATTCCAGTGATCTGAAATCTTTATAGGGCGAGTCTCTTATAACCTCTAAAACAATACATAACTTGAACTACCTTTTTAAATACACAAACAAATAAATAGTTAAATACACAACCTGAACTATCAATCAAACACTATGCAACAGACCTTCATCTACATGACAGACAAATCAAAAACACAATCTGAATTTTGTAAGACAACCACCCAAACCAAATAACCTAACCTAGAGATCATTCGCTTCCAACATTTCTAAAGCTAGTTGGCTCTAGTATTAGGGAAAGATTCAGCCTTCTAGATATTATAGTGAAGAGAGAAATGATCTAGAATGAAGGAAAAAAGAGATTAATAGTAAGGCTCTACAGAGCTATTAATGAATTACATTTAATGGTGAAAGAAAATTCCATATTCGAGGTGGGGTTGCAAGAATTTTTAAGGCAGTGGGAAGCTTCAGATTTACTGCAGCAGAAGCAGGTCTTAAATTTTAGCATGGATCCAAATGTGCAGTGCGATTGTCGGTGGAAAGATTCATGTTATTGCATGTGTACCGACCACCGCCCATAAAAATGTGATCCAATGTAATGCAAACAAAAAGTATAAGATGTCCTCAGTGGTATCCTAAAATATTTAACAAGTATTCATCCCAAGCAgttaaatttgaaagatgatgatcTTGTTGCATTCAATTACTAAATGCCCACTTTTAAGGAACACCAAATTATAAAGAAACTTAGGAGTGTGTTAGATGAAAATACAGGTCATCTAACTACACTTCTCATCCTTGCGTGTTATGTACACACAAGATGCCTATGAGTGAACATAAGATGAATTTCACAATTGTAGAATATGGGAATTCTCAGTGCGAAGATGTAAATTCAAACATAAATATGATTAATTATCTCATAATTTTTGTATTAGTAGTTACACCTGGTAGGCTAAATAATCATCTAGATTCTCTAGAGAATTACTAGTACAAGTATAAGTCACAATGTCATTACAACATTCATGTATTTCCTAGTGATGAAGTACATAGTTCTATTATTATCCAATGGTCAGTTCTTATAAGAATATATAGGAACAAGATAGTCCAAGGAAGGACCATCTAGGAATAGAGGATTGAAATCATGCCAATACATCTAGTCAATTTGAATCCAAAGAGCACAAGGGAACTCAATGCCAATAATGACACTTATTATGTACTAGTCGATATTACAACCtagaaattaaataatattatcaataAATAATCTTGTGAAATAATTAATCTATTTAGATTACTTAAATTTTAGTTACACAATCGACCAATCAAGAgatttgttggaaacttgagttgttgtgttgtgttgtcatttatttcaacatgtcttatgttgtcatcgatgtcaaccaaTTGAATTAAGGATGGTGTAGTGGaatttcaatatgcaagaaagagtacttATGTGTTATAGTATGCAATATATAAGAAATACTATTTATGTGTTCCAATACTATTGAATTATTTGGTGTATGGTTTTGATTAAAGGGTCAAACATGTTTTGAAGGTACCTAAAACCCTATATACAAAAATATACCTTCAACAAGACATCAGAAAAACAAAACAAGAACAATAGCTAATTAAAAGGGAGAGAAATGAGACTAGACAACAACAAGGCACCTAACCCCAAGACaagagaaaaatacaagaaatGAGTTACTTTAGGTTCTTTAATACTTTAAAACTAAAAACCTCACACTTAGAAGCCTCTTCAAGAAGCTTCTTAATATCATGCAAGTCCTTCAGCAACTAATCAACAACATTTTTGAGATGGCCTCAGGTATTGGTGCATGGACCTTTGCCCTCTTCAGAGCTAGCCTAATTGCCTGTGTCCTTCAAATCGATGAATTAAAGGTTGCCTTGTTGTAGAATTTCAATTTTCTCAACCAATATCCTTATACTACTTggtgaccatttaatcacattatcGCTAAAATTGACCACATCTGATTTCAAACTTAATCACAACCTTCTTAAGAGATGCAACCACATTTCTGCCTTCTTTATCCACCCATGACTCACTGTGCTCCACACCCTCACCCAACATAGATTGAATAGGTCTACCTAATCTTAAGGCTCATCTCTTTGATTTCATGGAAATACCATTTTGCATCATAATGGTGTTCACCACTATATCCCTAGTGAGACCCAAGGCATCATCAAGAGTCTCCTTATCCAAGTTTAGATGGGGGGATTTGGGGTTCAAATGATGTGGAAATGGTGATCTACCACCTTTGTCCTTAGAACCATCCTTACAATAACCCGAATGAGAACAATGACAATATCTTTGTTCCTAAAAGTTAGATCATGCAAGATAGATTTTGTGACTAGGGCTAGAAACAAAAGGAGGAAGGTGAATTCTAGGAAACTTATGAAGAGAGGCAATAATAAAAAGGCCTCCCCTATTTCCTGCAATAATCTAATAAACTTATGAAGAGAGGCAATAATATatagaccaaaagagtatgattgAAATAATATATAGACCAAAGGAGAAGCTTTGAAATGAGCTCCATCAAATCCCTTTGGGATACTATGGTTAAGGTACTAATGCACTATTTCTCCTTTGATGGTCACTTTACCAATGTTTTTGGCCATCATTTTGTGCTGGTTAATCATTTCAAATATAAGGATAAGCTctctttttgtttttatattttatattccttgaatgagggtatcatAGATTTTAAGAACCCTACAAATCTATCTTGCAGGAAAGCCTTAttatcatactcttttggtctatATATTATTTGGTGGTTGAGTTTGGATGTTAATATGAATCTCATTGGGACATGTGTAGATCTGCATTGAGTTTCATGCATTGGAGAATGTTTTGGGGCTAACAGGTTggcatgcttcattgttcatctacaCATTTCAGTCAATGCCAACCTTGGAGAATGTGCTAGTGTGTGTGGCCCATTATCCTCATTTGGAAATattgtattgttattttttttggtcctctctatctcttgaaGAGGACTGCATTTGACATTTTAGGCCTAGGCAACTAGATATATGTAATAAAATTAAGGGTGTTGATGATTAATCTTGCATATAAAAGAGTGAAAATGTATGAGTGAGAATGAAAAATAAGTGTATGTTGATGTGCAGATGGTGTGAATGATCTACAATAAAATTTGGTATTGGATATTTGTGAAAGATCATTGTGGagagatttgatgatgatattctcaatgtgATAGTATTCAAATTTTGTGTTTGAAGTAAGAAGATTTTTCAGTGATATCAATCACTTGAGCCAATGATTCAAGgtcaatttcatgatcaggagatcttggTTATTCCAATTTAGCTATTCCTTTCTCTAACAGAAGATAGTGAGTCTCATTGCAACtttatgtatctttccctaaaaAATGTATTTAAGTCTTGCAAAAAATTTGTATCTTTCCATAAGGCTGTCCACCTTAGATATGCAATTCCTCTTAGGAGTAAAGGGTTCTAGAGGCAACATTTTAATAGATTGTATTTATATTGTGTTTtattcccaacgtggtttttccttgATTGGGTTATTGATGTAAATCTAGTATTCATGAAATTTTTTGTATTTCATGCTTTCATAATTTATTTCTATTGAGATTATATGCTTCTTTTAATTTTAAAGATCAAAGGTATTTAAGTGTTTTAAGATTCAGAttgattcacacacccccccccccacctcttagtcttgtggtgtgttcaacaattggtatcagagtgatgATCCTCTTTTGAAGCTTAATTGCTTGATGAAGATCCAGGATGGCACAAGACTATACCTTCAAGGCTCtgaagtttgatggcacaaattatgctTATTGGAGAGAAAGGATGGAGTATCATTTAGCTATTATGCTGGCTAATATTTGGGAAAACATTACAAAAAGTTGTACTGCATCATAGAATGATCCTAAAACTTTCGCTGAAATCCAAGCATATGAAAGTAATGCAAAGGCTGCTATTAAAATTGTAACGTGCTTGAATAATGCAGTGTATATCAAAATCACAAGGGCTAAGTCAACTATAGAAATTTGGGACAGGATAAACAATGTATTTGAAGGAGATGAGAAGACAAATAAATACAAGATTACAAATGTAAAACACAAATTTAAGAATGTGggaatgtttgatgataaaaacatTGAAGCCTATAATGATTGAGGGAATGAAATGGTAATTTATTTTCAAAAGTGTCGGTGGATTGGTAGAAGAGAGTAAAGTTGTAAGGAAGATAATGGAAACATTACCCAAATGATATAAACTAAAGAAGAATGACATTGAGAAAAGTCATGACATAAATAAATACATTGTGAACTAGCTCCTCGAGTCACTTGTTGCCTTTGAGATTATAGAATTAGATGACATCAAGAAAGAAAGGAAGGAAGCATCATTCAAAGCCACAAAGAAGCTTgaagaaaaaccaaaagagaatgaagacttggatgagattgaagaaaaaATTGTAAGAAGATTGAGAAGAGGAACTGGGATGTATGAAGGTAAACTACCCTTAAAAAAATTTTAATTGTGGAAGACTAGGACATTGTGCTTTTAGATGTATGTATAAAGAAGATTATAGTGGATGACCTAATGATGATGACAAATGAAAGGAGAACTATAAAGGAAATGTGggaatatcagaagagatgatagaGACAAGTAGAAGACAATTTTTTGTTCAACTAAGCCCTAATCATTTGAATAATAAGATGACTTGAATGAAGAATACTTGTTCCTAGCTATAGAAGAAAAGAATGATAGATAGTGCAGAAATTTAGAAGATAAATCTATAAAGACTACTTTACATACTAAAGTTAAACCAAAGACATGGATCATCACctctagatgttcaaatcatatgactagtgatagagACAAGTCTATTAACTTTGAGAAATATGATGGCTGATCGGTCAAGCTTGCAAGAGGGGAAGTTGCACCGATTTATGGAAAATGAAGCATTTCTATTAATGGTACTCATAAAAATGATGATGTTTATTATCCTAAAGGGTTGAGACATAACCTACTGAGTGTGAATTAGATGTGTATCAAATGGTATATAAGGTCATATTTTATGAGAGTGTATGTGAAATTAGAAAGGAAAGCTTCATAAAATTGGTAGCAAAAGGTACAAGAACTAATGGAAATGTTTACTATGTAAAGAAAAATTATAGAGGCAATTGTTTACTAGCACAAGTCTATAATTAGACTAAGGATGTAGCCATGACTATGAATGTCTCAAAAGATAAAAGTTGGTCAAAGATGGTACAAGAAGAACTGAACCTAGGAGAGGAGAATAGGATAGTGGAACCAAAGCCTAAGCCTATTAGAAGACAAGATTTTTAATGAAGCAAGGAAATATATTCAAAATGTTTCCCGTCATATCTAGAATAAAAATGTGTTCAGGAGGTCTTATGCTCCCACTcaaaccaggtactcatcaaattTCAACGgtaattgtttttcatgcaataagcttgggcatagagctagtgaatgtagaaatcaaatcaaatcttaacTATTTAATTATCAGTGTTACAtttgtaattgtagacacctatttttttccacttgattaaatgaatattacatttgtttaattatcatttatccaactattaattaaattcacatttaattaatcctttcacTTTTTCcagctattaattaaattaatatttaattaattcatcccaaccctcttctcgtattaattaaataaattatttgatttaatacacttaaccaaatttagaccattaaataaataaataaatcatatttgtttaattaaatcctccttcacatttaaataaattaatcccCAAAATCCTCctatacatttaaataaattaatattttattaaatccCCAAAATCCTATCTCTcacattttaataaattaatatttatttaaaatcctaaatccctcacccacttgcactttctagaaaatgcaagtttcaaGTTAACCTTTCTCttaatcatgtctaaacccctattattagcctaatcaccctttaatgaTTTGCACATTCCTACAGcaaaggttaacccaaaacccatcaactcaaacctttaTTGGCTTTCTTTAAagtcttgaagcctttaatggtttcattctagagacttctcaagcctttaa contains the following coding sequences:
- the LOC131051935 gene encoding uncharacterized protein LOC131051935, which translates into the protein MLEGRGVIESTDMAEELQRHAMLFASEALDLFDISQCQNIACHIKKLSDKCYGEGWHCIVGMKFGCYFTHGKGSFIYFYLGMLKFLIFKGA